From one Catellatospora sp. IY07-71 genomic stretch:
- a CDS encoding dihydrofolate reductase family protein has protein sequence MGKVVMYGSVSVDGFIADDNDRPGPLFDWLTSGDVPLDDSGVLKVSQTSFDYTRPYWDQIGATVAGRHVFDMTDGWDGKPPGGVDHVVVVTHRPAPEDWDPQAPFHFVDGVKAAVAKAQELAGDRLVEVAAGDVGGQALAAGLIDEVRMDVVPVVFGSGKRYFGSVHAQHLLEDPDVVIQGNRVLHLRCRVRR, from the coding sequence GTGGGCAAGGTGGTCATGTACGGCTCGGTGTCGGTCGACGGCTTCATCGCGGACGACAACGACCGGCCCGGACCGCTGTTCGACTGGCTGACCAGCGGCGACGTCCCGTTGGACGACAGCGGCGTGCTGAAGGTGTCGCAGACGTCCTTCGACTACACCCGGCCGTACTGGGACCAGATCGGGGCGACGGTCGCCGGCCGCCACGTCTTCGACATGACGGACGGCTGGGACGGGAAGCCTCCGGGCGGGGTCGACCACGTGGTCGTCGTGACGCACCGGCCGGCGCCCGAGGACTGGGACCCGCAGGCGCCGTTCCACTTCGTCGACGGCGTCAAGGCAGCCGTGGCCAAGGCGCAGGAGCTGGCGGGCGACCGCCTGGTCGAGGTCGCCGCCGGTGACGTCGGTGGCCAGGCGCTGGCCGCGGGCCTGATCGACGAGGTGCGCATGGACGTCGTACCCGTCGTGTTCGGTTCCGGCAAGCGCTACTTCGGGTCGGTCCACGCGCAGCACCTGCTGGAGGATCCCGACGTGGTGATCCAGGGAAACCGGGTGCTCCACCTGCGCTGTCGCGTGCGCCGTTGA
- a CDS encoding cytochrome P450, whose product MTVGAVDLADPHTYSRHDPHAIWRRLRADDPVHWQPAEGDRPGFWVLTRYADVQAVFKDNRAFTSERGNVLATLLAGGDSAAGRMLAVTDGARHRDLRYVMLKALSPRALDQVGDKVRANTDRLVAAAAERGRCDFAADVAERIPITTICDLLGVPAADHETLLRLTKSALSSERPDAQALDEVAARNEILLYFADLVDERRARPQDDVITALAQSRIDGRLLDEDDIVLNCYSLIIGGDETSRLSMIGALAAFIEHPGQWRRLKDGEVTVAAAAEEVLRWTSPAMHFGRTVLTELDWAGHRFRAGDIVTVWISSANRDERQFDDPDVFDLGRTPNRHLTFGFGPHFCLGAHLGRVEIAALLDALRRHVGGIGPDGEPQRLYSNVLAGYSRLPVVLAGGA is encoded by the coding sequence ATGACGGTCGGCGCGGTCGACCTGGCCGATCCGCACACCTACAGCCGACACGACCCGCACGCCATCTGGCGCAGGCTGCGGGCCGACGACCCGGTGCACTGGCAGCCCGCCGAGGGCGACCGGCCCGGTTTCTGGGTGCTGACCCGCTACGCCGACGTGCAGGCGGTGTTCAAGGACAACCGCGCCTTCACCTCCGAGCGCGGCAACGTGCTGGCCACCCTGCTCGCGGGCGGCGACTCGGCGGCGGGCCGGATGCTGGCGGTCACCGACGGCGCCCGGCACCGCGACCTGCGCTACGTGATGCTCAAGGCGCTGTCGCCGCGGGCGCTGGACCAGGTGGGCGACAAGGTCCGGGCCAACACCGACCGGCTGGTCGCCGCCGCGGCCGAGCGCGGCCGCTGCGACTTCGCCGCCGACGTGGCCGAGCGCATCCCGATCACGACCATCTGCGACCTGCTGGGCGTGCCCGCCGCCGACCACGAGACGCTGCTGCGGCTGACCAAGTCGGCGCTGAGCTCGGAAAGGCCCGACGCGCAGGCGCTGGACGAGGTGGCCGCCCGCAACGAGATCCTGCTCTACTTCGCCGACCTCGTCGACGAGCGGCGGGCACGGCCGCAGGACGACGTGATCACCGCGCTCGCCCAGAGCCGCATCGACGGCCGGCTGCTGGACGAGGACGACATCGTGCTGAACTGCTACAGCCTCATCATCGGCGGCGACGAGACCAGCCGCCTGTCGATGATCGGCGCGCTGGCGGCGTTCATCGAGCATCCGGGGCAGTGGCGGCGGCTCAAGGACGGGGAGGTCACCGTGGCGGCCGCGGCCGAGGAGGTGCTGCGCTGGACGAGCCCCGCCATGCACTTCGGCCGGACCGTGCTGACCGAGCTGGACTGGGCCGGGCACCGTTTCCGGGCCGGGGACATCGTGACGGTCTGGATCTCGTCGGCCAACCGCGACGAGCGCCAGTTCGACGACCCGGACGTCTTCGATCTGGGGCGTACGCCGAACCGGCACCTGACCTTCGGATTCGGGCCGCACTTCTGCCTGGGCGCGCACCTCGGCCGGGTCGAGATCGCGGCGCTGCTCGACGCGCTGCGCCGGCACGTCGGCGGGATCGGGCCGGACGGCGAACCGCAGCGGCTGTACTCCAACGTGCTGGCCGGCTACAGCCGCCTGCCCGTGGTCCTGGCCGGCGGCGCCTGA
- a CDS encoding thioesterase II family protein — MNSLRRHRTTARPRLRIVCFPHVGGAASFFRTWPAGLPGDVDVLAAQYPGHEDRIAEPFADDLSGLAAELADALIPLLDVPTLLFGHSMGATVAYEAARRIEALVPRARIALAVSASAAPDAPRQGPADDGDDALVAHLRELGGVPPEVLADPELRELVLPVVRHDYAMLHRHRDDPQPRLRSPIMAFCGQDDALAGPSQMRRWDTRTAGRFTLKIFTGGHFYLVPHQNELLKELTAWPPAAA; from the coding sequence ATGAACAGTCTCCGCCGTCACCGGACCACCGCCCGGCCCCGCCTGCGGATCGTGTGCTTCCCGCACGTGGGCGGCGCGGCGAGCTTCTTCCGTACGTGGCCGGCCGGACTGCCCGGCGACGTCGACGTGCTGGCCGCGCAGTATCCGGGGCACGAGGATCGCATCGCCGAGCCGTTCGCCGACGACCTGAGCGGGCTCGCCGCCGAGCTGGCCGATGCCCTCATCCCGCTGCTGGACGTGCCGACGCTGCTGTTCGGGCACAGCATGGGCGCGACCGTGGCCTACGAGGCCGCCCGGCGCATCGAGGCACTCGTGCCCCGCGCCCGGATCGCGCTGGCCGTGTCCGCGTCGGCCGCCCCGGACGCGCCCCGGCAGGGCCCGGCCGACGACGGCGACGACGCGCTGGTGGCGCACCTGCGCGAGCTGGGCGGCGTGCCTCCCGAGGTGCTGGCCGACCCCGAGCTGCGGGAGCTGGTGCTGCCCGTGGTCCGCCACGACTACGCGATGCTGCACCGCCACCGCGACGACCCGCAGCCCCGGCTGCGCAGCCCGATCATGGCGTTCTGCGGGCAGGACGATGCGCTGGCCGGGCCGTCGCAGATGCGGCGCTGGGACACGCGGACGGCCGGGCGGTTCACCCTCAAGATCTTCACCGGTGGGCACTTCTACCTCGTGCCTCACCAGAACGAGCTGCTCAAGGAGCTCACCGCCTGGCCACCGGCCGCGGCATAG
- a CDS encoding BTAD domain-containing putative transcriptional regulator produces MDIEFQLLGPLRVSQLGAEIPLPSVKHRLLLASLLLRPNEAVGAGELLTVLWPDRPPASAAVNLRTYVSGLRQALQPTARGRDRLTAASGGYLLRVEPGERDLDRFEAVVARGRTALSAGQPQQAAAELAVAVGMWRGAPLSDLPLNSPLESRVRALEERRLLAEEDHAAARLAAGTTAADVIERLRAVVDQHPLRQRAWAQLMTALYRIGDVSGALDAFQQVRRALAEHTGLDPGPELLRLHDDILHHRAGADGERPLGRRPTQLPRAVPGFVGRESELAQLDAALAAGAGGPGAVTISTISGMAGIGKTALALRWAHRVADRFPDGQLYLNLRGYDDAEAVDPAEALHSLLEALGVPAGRIPATADARTGLYRSMLATRRMVIVLDNARDAQQVRPLLPGTGHCLVVITSRDQLHGLIAAEQARPLTLNVLTGEESRRMLGAWLGAERIEREPAAVAAVVEAAGHLPLALSIVAARIAAKPTFPLAVFAAELAAGEARLDALADGDVRRVFSWSYHDLSEPAACLFRLLGLHPGPDVTAAVAAALTGWDQSATRSALYELTRRHLVTEHRPGRYTQHDLLRTYARELVGSAEPADVRREALHRLYDHYLHTAFPAARLLQPQWAPVEPVPPLPVSFAAPVADHDEALDWYTAEREVLIRVVRQAADTGFERYAWQIAWAVTAFLAPRGLWQDQAAAQRIAVAAAERAGDLSGQAMANRMLARAEIRLGGHDDAMDRLAAALRLYEQLGDLTGQAQTLHSRTELAYERGRPQEALAYGERALRLHRRAGTPAGEGRTLNAIGYIHATLGEHRRAIEICHEALAIQQEIDDRNGMAATLDSLGLAHAGLGDHGRAAGLYEQSIRLFRESADRYHEAETLTRLGDVRAALGEHAAAAEAWRRAAQIYDALGDSAADRARQRLDRLAG; encoded by the coding sequence GTGGACATCGAGTTCCAGCTGCTCGGCCCGCTGCGGGTGTCGCAGCTCGGCGCCGAGATCCCGCTGCCGTCCGTCAAGCACCGGTTGTTGCTGGCCAGCCTGCTGCTGCGGCCGAACGAGGCGGTGGGCGCCGGCGAGCTGCTGACCGTCCTGTGGCCGGACCGGCCGCCCGCCTCCGCGGCGGTGAACCTGCGCACGTACGTGAGCGGGCTGCGTCAGGCGCTGCAGCCGACGGCGCGCGGCCGGGACCGGCTGACCGCCGCGTCCGGCGGCTACCTGCTGCGGGTCGAGCCGGGCGAGCGGGACCTGGACCGGTTCGAGGCGGTGGTGGCGCGGGGCCGGACGGCCCTTTCCGCCGGGCAGCCGCAGCAGGCCGCGGCGGAGCTGGCCGTCGCGGTCGGCATGTGGCGTGGTGCGCCGCTGTCCGACCTGCCGCTGAACTCGCCGCTGGAGAGCCGCGTCCGGGCGCTGGAGGAGCGGCGGCTGCTCGCCGAGGAGGACCATGCCGCGGCGCGGCTGGCGGCGGGGACGACCGCCGCCGACGTGATCGAGCGGCTGCGTGCCGTCGTCGACCAGCATCCGCTGCGGCAGCGGGCGTGGGCCCAGCTGATGACCGCGCTGTATCGCATCGGCGACGTGTCCGGCGCGCTGGACGCCTTCCAGCAAGTCCGGCGGGCGCTGGCCGAGCACACGGGGCTGGATCCGGGGCCCGAGCTGCTCCGGCTGCACGACGACATCCTGCACCACCGTGCCGGCGCCGACGGTGAGCGGCCGCTCGGGCGCCGTCCCACGCAGCTGCCGCGCGCCGTGCCCGGCTTCGTCGGGCGCGAGAGCGAGCTGGCTCAGCTCGACGCTGCCCTGGCCGCCGGTGCGGGCGGGCCGGGCGCGGTGACGATATCGACGATCAGCGGCATGGCGGGCATCGGCAAGACGGCGCTGGCGCTGCGGTGGGCGCACCGGGTGGCCGATCGTTTCCCGGACGGCCAGCTCTACCTGAACCTGCGCGGCTACGACGACGCCGAGGCCGTGGATCCGGCCGAGGCCCTGCACAGCCTCCTGGAGGCGCTCGGCGTGCCGGCCGGGCGCATCCCGGCCACCGCCGACGCCCGCACCGGGCTCTACCGCAGCATGCTGGCGACCCGGCGGATGGTGATCGTGCTGGACAACGCCCGCGACGCCCAGCAGGTGCGCCCGCTGCTGCCCGGCACGGGGCACTGCCTGGTGGTGATCACCAGCCGGGACCAGCTCCACGGCCTGATCGCGGCCGAGCAGGCCCGGCCGCTCACGCTGAACGTGCTGACCGGCGAGGAGTCGCGGCGCATGCTCGGCGCCTGGCTGGGCGCCGAGCGGATCGAGCGGGAGCCGGCGGCGGTCGCGGCCGTCGTCGAGGCGGCCGGGCACCTGCCGCTCGCCCTGTCCATCGTCGCTGCCCGCATCGCGGCCAAGCCCACGTTCCCGCTCGCCGTGTTCGCCGCGGAGCTGGCCGCGGGCGAGGCGCGGCTGGACGCGCTCGCCGACGGCGACGTGCGGCGGGTGTTCTCGTGGTCCTACCACGACCTGAGCGAGCCGGCGGCGTGCCTGTTCCGCCTGCTCGGCCTGCATCCGGGGCCTGACGTCACCGCCGCGGTCGCCGCCGCGCTGACCGGCTGGGACCAGTCCGCGACCAGATCGGCGCTGTACGAGCTGACCCGGCGGCACCTGGTGACCGAGCACCGGCCGGGGCGGTACACGCAGCACGACCTGCTCCGGACCTACGCCCGGGAGCTGGTCGGCTCCGCCGAGCCCGCGGACGTGCGGCGGGAGGCCCTGCATCGCCTGTACGACCACTACCTGCACACCGCTTTCCCGGCGGCGCGGCTGCTGCAGCCGCAGTGGGCGCCGGTCGAGCCGGTGCCGCCGCTGCCGGTCAGCTTCGCCGCACCGGTGGCCGATCATGACGAGGCGCTGGACTGGTACACCGCCGAGCGTGAGGTGCTGATCCGCGTCGTCCGCCAGGCGGCCGACACCGGCTTCGAGCGGTACGCCTGGCAGATCGCCTGGGCGGTGACGGCGTTCCTGGCGCCCCGCGGGCTGTGGCAGGACCAGGCGGCCGCCCAGCGGATCGCGGTGGCCGCCGCGGAGCGGGCCGGTGACCTCAGCGGCCAGGCCATGGCCAACCGGATGCTGGCCCGCGCCGAGATCCGGCTCGGCGGGCACGACGACGCCATGGACCGGCTCGCCGCCGCGCTGCGGCTGTACGAGCAGCTCGGCGACCTCACCGGCCAGGCCCAGACGCTGCACAGCCGCACCGAGCTGGCCTACGAGCGGGGCCGCCCGCAGGAGGCGCTCGCCTACGGGGAGCGGGCGCTGCGGCTGCACCGGCGGGCGGGCACGCCCGCCGGTGAGGGCCGGACCTTGAACGCGATCGGCTACATCCACGCCACCCTCGGCGAGCACCGCCGCGCCATCGAGATCTGCCACGAGGCCCTGGCCATCCAGCAGGAGATCGACGACCGCAACGGCATGGCGGCCACCCTGGACAGCCTGGGCCTGGCCCATGCGGGGCTGGGCGACCACGGCCGGGCCGCGGGCCTCTACGAGCAGTCCATCCGGCTGTTCCGGGAGTCCGCCGACCGCTACCACGAGGCGGAGACGCTGACCCGGCTCGGCGACGTGCGCGCCGCGCTGGGTGAGCACGCCGCCGCCGCCGAGGCCTGGCGGCGCGCGGCGCAGATCTACGACGCTCTCGGCGACAGCGCGGCCGACCGGGCCCGGCAGCGGCTGGACCGCCTCGCCGGTTAG
- a CDS encoding helix-turn-helix domain-containing protein, with amino-acid sequence MSRVPRPPLDGLIDDLYYLDGAPPYARLTLPPMPGALLIVNLGAPFRIRAGTDVETAEYADGCVITTPTRAFEFGYPLPTRSVGVHVKPWGLAPFLPMPAVELCDRPVTLEQVWGRPAVAELRDRLATADGPRQMLTLFEEELMRRLCETAGLGLVRHTSSAIAAAGGAVAIGDLTVAAGVSSTHLAQRFKQLIGVTPKRLARTYRFAATLLAIDFAEPIDWGGVAGGAGYFDQAHFGHELRAFTGFTPTRYAEVRRRFLREHPGSVLDGWPLPAD; translated from the coding sequence GTGTCCAGAGTGCCGCGACCGCCGCTGGACGGGCTGATCGACGACCTCTACTACCTGGACGGTGCGCCGCCGTACGCCCGGCTGACGCTGCCGCCGATGCCGGGGGCGTTGCTCATCGTCAACCTCGGGGCACCGTTCCGCATCCGCGCGGGCACCGACGTCGAGACGGCCGAGTACGCCGACGGCTGCGTGATCACCACGCCCACCCGCGCCTTCGAGTTCGGCTACCCACTCCCCACCCGGTCCGTCGGCGTACACGTCAAGCCGTGGGGGCTGGCGCCGTTCCTGCCGATGCCCGCGGTCGAGCTGTGTGACCGGCCGGTGACGCTGGAGCAGGTCTGGGGCCGGCCCGCCGTTGCCGAGCTGCGGGACCGGCTGGCCACGGCGGACGGACCGCGGCAGATGCTGACGCTGTTCGAGGAGGAGCTGATGCGGCGGCTGTGCGAGACGGCCGGCCTGGGGCTGGTCCGCCACACGAGCAGCGCCATCGCGGCGGCCGGCGGGGCGGTGGCGATCGGCGACCTGACCGTGGCAGCCGGTGTCAGCAGCACTCATCTGGCGCAGCGGTTCAAGCAGCTCATCGGCGTCACGCCGAAGCGGCTGGCCCGTACCTACCGCTTCGCCGCGACCTTGCTCGCGATCGACTTCGCCGAACCGATCGACTGGGGTGGCGTCGCCGGTGGCGCGGGCTACTTCGACCAGGCCCACTTCGGCCACGAGTTGCGGGCGTTCACCGGGTTCACGCCGACCCGGTACGCCGAAGTCCGGCGGCGGTTCCTGCGCGAACATCCCGGCAGCGTGCTGGACGGCTGGCCGCTGCCGGCCGATTGA
- the sbnB gene encoding 2,3-diaminopropionate biosynthesis protein SbnB, which produces MSPTAPPFTVLTGPEVARQIDGARPDCMEAVRAAYLIHDAGQDSLPHSAFLRFPHRPADRVIALPAYLGADADLAGLKWISSFPANTGHGLNRASAVLLLNDATNGYAFACLESSLISAARTAASAVLAAQELVGSRTARRIGFVGAGLIASHVRAFFHELHWSVGGYRVFDLVPDSAERFAGQLAARGAGDVAVSDSAEKLFADCDLIVLATVAGVPHLHDPALLAHHPVVLHLSLRDLAPQVVLAADNFTDDVEHAVRERTSLHLTEQQEGHRDFLTGTLGDLLTGRVRRDPGRAAVFSPFGLGILDLAVGRWVYDRAIAAGAGQSFPDFHPAR; this is translated from the coding sequence ATGTCGCCGACCGCACCCCCGTTCACCGTCCTGACCGGTCCGGAGGTGGCCCGGCAGATCGACGGCGCGCGGCCGGACTGCATGGAGGCGGTCCGGGCCGCGTACCTGATCCACGACGCGGGTCAGGACTCGCTGCCGCACAGCGCGTTCCTGCGCTTCCCGCACCGTCCCGCCGACCGGGTCATCGCGCTGCCCGCCTACCTCGGCGCGGATGCCGACCTGGCCGGCCTCAAATGGATCTCCAGCTTCCCGGCGAACACGGGCCACGGGCTGAACCGGGCGTCGGCCGTGCTGCTGCTCAACGACGCGACGAACGGCTACGCCTTCGCCTGCCTGGAATCCTCGCTGATCTCCGCGGCCCGCACGGCCGCCTCGGCGGTGCTGGCCGCGCAGGAGCTGGTCGGCTCGCGCACGGCCCGCCGCATCGGCTTCGTCGGCGCCGGGCTGATCGCCTCCCACGTGCGCGCGTTCTTCCACGAGCTGCACTGGTCGGTCGGCGGCTACCGGGTGTTCGACCTGGTCCCCGACAGCGCCGAGCGGTTCGCCGGGCAGCTGGCCGCGCGCGGCGCCGGCGACGTCGCGGTGTCGGACTCCGCGGAGAAGCTGTTCGCCGACTGCGACCTGATCGTCCTGGCCACCGTCGCCGGCGTGCCGCACCTGCACGACCCGGCGCTGCTCGCCCACCACCCGGTCGTGCTGCACCTGTCCCTGCGCGACCTCGCGCCGCAGGTGGTGCTCGCCGCCGACAACTTCACCGACGACGTCGAGCACGCCGTGCGGGAGCGGACCTCGCTGCACCTGACCGAGCAGCAGGAGGGCCACCGGGACTTCCTCACCGGGACGCTGGGCGACCTGCTCACCGGCCGGGTGCGGCGGGACCCCGGGCGTGCCGCGGTCTTCTCGCCGTTCGGGCTGGGCATCCTGGACCTCGCCGTGGGCAGGTGGGTCTACGACCGCGCGATCGCGGCCGGTGCCGGTCAGTCGTTCCCCGACTTCCATCCGGCGCGATGA
- a CDS encoding CPBP family intramembrane glutamic endopeptidase, with amino-acid sequence MLTTTDAPAAARVNTRRWGGAALVAVAALLVGLPVSRDAPLLWAALAGVLALISAAALALRDPAVLRAVLLVDLVVACAAAGTWLLPAGLLTWPTTVLVAMAAGVGIARLRPELRPVAPWLRRGRWTPELPWLVLAVVVLSAAALTAWAWLADPPVPPFVANLGDRPVAVIAAGVIGFSVVNAVAEEFLYRGVLQTELTTLAGAATAIIVQAVAFGVAHWGGFPSGWMGVGMSAAYGLLLGVIRHRTGGILAVFAVHILADTTIGLLGMYLLR; translated from the coding sequence ATGCTTACCACCACCGATGCGCCCGCCGCCGCGCGCGTCAACACCCGTCGATGGGGTGGTGCCGCACTGGTCGCCGTCGCGGCGTTGCTGGTCGGCCTGCCCGTCTCCCGCGATGCGCCGCTGCTGTGGGCGGCCCTGGCCGGCGTGCTCGCGCTCATCAGCGCCGCCGCGCTCGCCCTGCGCGATCCGGCCGTGCTGCGCGCCGTCCTGCTCGTCGACCTCGTCGTGGCGTGCGCCGCCGCCGGCACCTGGCTGCTGCCCGCCGGCCTGCTCACCTGGCCGACGACCGTGCTGGTCGCGATGGCCGCGGGCGTCGGCATCGCCCGGCTGCGCCCTGAGCTGCGGCCGGTGGCCCCGTGGCTGCGCCGCGGCCGATGGACCCCGGAACTGCCCTGGCTCGTGCTGGCGGTCGTGGTCCTCAGCGCCGCGGCCCTGACCGCCTGGGCGTGGCTGGCCGATCCGCCCGTGCCGCCGTTCGTGGCCAACCTGGGCGACCGGCCGGTCGCCGTCATCGCCGCGGGCGTCATCGGCTTCTCCGTCGTCAACGCCGTCGCCGAGGAGTTCCTCTACCGCGGCGTGCTGCAGACCGAGCTGACCACGCTCGCCGGGGCCGCCACGGCGATCATCGTGCAGGCGGTGGCGTTCGGCGTCGCGCACTGGGGCGGCTTCCCGTCCGGCTGGATGGGCGTGGGCATGTCCGCGGCCTACGGGCTGCTGCTCGGCGTCATCCGGCACCGCACCGGCGGCATCCTCGCCGTCTTCGCCGTCCACATCCTCGCCGACACGACGATCGGCCTGCTCGGAATGTATCTGCTGCGATGA